One segment of Corynebacterium atrinae DNA contains the following:
- a CDS encoding ABC transporter permease, translating to MTLVRVEWRKMRRLKVGWLLALMVLFVVGWTQAASAASAQDADSATILLGLGMIASLVGPLFMAIIASRVVDMEHTAAGWTLYGTIGTGFSRLLLAKMAALAPLAAVAVVVEVALVALLVPGGIGAPGYWLMYLAGVILVNGVFLAGHVVLAAVTDNQLISIGAGALGSFIALFCLFLPVWMARLVPWSYYAMIIPATVSDGDEAGIHYVMPDWLTILGAAALSLVVLTVVLRRLNSTKEN from the coding sequence ATGACTTTGGTGCGGGTGGAATGGCGGAAAATGCGGCGGCTCAAGGTCGGCTGGCTCCTGGCACTCATGGTGCTCTTCGTCGTCGGCTGGACCCAGGCAGCATCGGCGGCCTCCGCTCAAGATGCAGATTCGGCGACCATTCTCCTGGGATTGGGGATGATCGCCAGCCTCGTGGGCCCGCTGTTCATGGCGATCATCGCCAGCCGCGTCGTCGATATGGAGCACACTGCTGCGGGGTGGACCTTGTACGGGACGATCGGCACCGGATTCAGCCGCCTGCTCCTGGCCAAGATGGCCGCCCTCGCCCCACTCGCGGCCGTGGCTGTCGTAGTCGAAGTGGCTCTCGTCGCTCTGTTGGTTCCGGGCGGTATTGGCGCGCCGGGTTATTGGCTGATGTACCTCGCGGGCGTGATCTTGGTCAATGGTGTCTTCCTGGCTGGTCACGTGGTGCTGGCCGCCGTGACCGACAACCAGCTGATCAGTATCGGAGCAGGCGCGCTCGGCTCTTTCATCGCCTTGTTCTGCCTGTTCCTACCGGTGTGGATGGCCAGGCTTGTGCCGTGGAGCTACTACGCCATGATCATCCCGGCCACCGTCTCTGACGGCGACGAGGCCGGGATCCACTACGTCATGCCCGATTGGCTGACCATTCTCGGTGCCGCCGCTCTGTCGCTCGTGGTGCTCACTGTCGTCCTGCGGCGCCTGAACTCCACTAAGGAGAACTGA
- a CDS encoding ABC transporter ATP-binding protein, with protein MRDTAIVTQGLTKTYGRVGVVKHLDLCVPTGSIYGFLGPNGSGKTTTMKMILGLTRPTAGQVTVMGMEMNDANRGKILPHVGSLIENPAGYGHLTGQENLDIQRHLLGLDEKACARALELVGLTRHRDKLVRGYSLGMKQRLGIALALARQPQLLVLDEPINGLDPAGIEEIRHLIVKLAGEGVTIMISSHILDEIERIATRIGIIAQGTLLFEGSREELMRHSIPDTVFVTSRGTTTVPGLTAEAVARRVTELVDAREDIFEVRREVQRLEDVFMNLTKGALL; from the coding sequence ATGAGAGACACTGCCATCGTGACGCAAGGATTGACCAAAACCTACGGGAGGGTGGGCGTCGTCAAGCATCTTGACCTCTGCGTGCCCACCGGATCGATTTATGGATTCCTCGGGCCGAACGGCTCGGGGAAAACGACCACCATGAAGATGATCCTCGGGTTGACCCGGCCGACGGCGGGGCAGGTGACGGTTATGGGCATGGAGATGAATGATGCCAATCGGGGAAAGATCCTGCCGCACGTGGGCTCGCTCATTGAGAACCCGGCTGGGTATGGGCATCTGACGGGCCAGGAAAACCTGGATATCCAGCGTCATCTGCTCGGCCTCGACGAGAAAGCGTGCGCGCGTGCGCTGGAGTTGGTTGGCCTGACTCGCCACCGTGACAAGCTGGTGCGCGGCTACTCCTTGGGCATGAAACAACGCTTGGGGATCGCACTCGCGCTTGCCCGGCAGCCACAATTGCTCGTGCTGGACGAGCCGATCAACGGATTGGACCCGGCGGGCATCGAGGAGATCCGGCACCTCATCGTGAAGCTCGCGGGTGAGGGCGTGACCATCATGATTTCCTCGCACATCCTCGATGAAATCGAACGCATCGCCACCCGCATCGGAATCATCGCGCAAGGCACCCTCCTCTTCGAAGGATCACGCGAAGAACTCATGCGCCACAGCATCCCCGACACCGTCTTCGTCACCTCCCGTGGCACGACGACGGTTCCCGGTCTCACCGCCGAGGCGGTGGCCCGCCGCGTCACAGAGCTTGTCGACGCCCGAGAGGACATCTTCGAAGTCAGGCGCGAGGTCCAGCGCTTGGAGGACGTCTTCATGAACCTCACCAAGGGGGCACTCCTATGA
- a CDS encoding response regulator, giving the protein MIRVGLVDDQPLVRARFALLINSQDDLTVVWQAGDGAELLTEAADVVLMDVQMPHVDGITAARQLLVGDDHVRVIMLTTFDDEAFVSGAIAAGASGFLLKDSQPEQLLHAIRTVAEGNAILSPKVTAGVLRQLQGDAKQEELDLTARERDILRLIALGYNNEEIAAQEFVSMSTVKTHVRHILLKTGSRDRVHAVLRAYRSGLVRVDELLIHP; this is encoded by the coding sequence GTGATCAGGGTCGGATTGGTGGATGATCAGCCGTTGGTCCGGGCGAGGTTCGCCCTCCTCATTAATTCTCAGGATGACTTGACTGTGGTGTGGCAGGCAGGCGACGGCGCTGAGCTGCTCACCGAAGCAGCTGATGTCGTGCTCATGGACGTGCAGATGCCGCACGTCGATGGGATCACCGCGGCGCGTCAGCTCCTCGTGGGCGATGACCATGTTCGGGTCATCATGCTCACCACGTTCGACGACGAGGCGTTTGTCTCCGGGGCGATCGCCGCCGGTGCCTCCGGGTTTTTGCTCAAGGATTCCCAACCGGAGCAGTTGCTGCACGCCATCCGTACGGTCGCTGAGGGCAACGCGATTTTGTCCCCGAAGGTCACGGCGGGCGTGCTGCGCCAGCTCCAGGGCGACGCGAAACAGGAGGAGCTCGACCTCACTGCCCGCGAGCGCGACATTCTCCGGCTCATCGCCCTGGGATATAACAATGAGGAGATCGCCGCGCAGGAGTTCGTGTCCATGTCCACGGTGAAGACCCACGTGCGTCACATCTTGCTCAAAACCGGGTCGCGGGACCGCGTCCATGCCGTGCTGCGGGCGTATCGCAGCGGGTTGGTGCGCGTTGATGAGCTGCTCATTCATCCCTAG
- a CDS encoding sensor histidine kinase produces MTSSATHLVGHPARVLGIIACALLFTNTLITRLDGQMRWLAVALLLIITIAVLFHPRWGDASIAVVAVCLAICLGFSDLRQSFEVVIPVLYVSYVASAYSPPTWRRLWLSLLLVGVGSAMFTAVFRVPVEGGLLGGMAGEPKVGVAIVATAGTWIVLGFFWLLGRRTRDRYRDIAVLQERAEMAQVMERTRIAREMHDIVAHSLSGIMALSDGARFAAKKDPDVAVETLEAISAQSREALGHMRGLLTVLRTDSSRAALAAPGIADLRALIAETTRAGQEISVRGLDEAVESAEMGELAQFTVYRVVQEMLSNILRHADGPATMEFEAMSRRLRIVASNPSQPSPVD; encoded by the coding sequence ATGACCAGCTCGGCCACCCACCTGGTAGGGCATCCCGCGCGGGTGCTCGGAATCATCGCGTGCGCCCTGCTCTTTACTAACACGCTCATTACTCGGCTGGATGGGCAGATGCGGTGGTTGGCCGTGGCCCTGCTGCTGATCATCACAATCGCTGTGCTGTTTCATCCCCGGTGGGGTGACGCGTCCATTGCCGTGGTCGCGGTGTGCCTTGCTATCTGCCTCGGATTCTCCGATCTCCGCCAGTCATTTGAAGTCGTTATTCCCGTCCTCTACGTCTCCTATGTAGCCAGCGCGTATTCCCCGCCGACCTGGCGGCGGCTGTGGTTGTCACTGCTTCTGGTCGGCGTCGGGAGTGCCATGTTCACCGCCGTTTTCCGCGTGCCGGTGGAAGGGGGACTCCTCGGAGGGATGGCGGGAGAGCCCAAGGTTGGCGTGGCGATAGTCGCGACGGCGGGAACCTGGATCGTCCTCGGCTTTTTCTGGCTGTTGGGCAGGCGAACGCGCGACCGTTACCGCGACATAGCGGTGCTCCAGGAACGAGCGGAGATGGCCCAGGTGATGGAGCGGACTCGCATTGCGCGGGAGATGCACGACATCGTCGCGCACAGTTTGTCGGGAATTATGGCGTTGTCGGATGGGGCGCGGTTTGCTGCCAAGAAGGACCCGGACGTGGCGGTGGAAACGCTCGAGGCCATCTCTGCGCAGTCGCGGGAAGCTCTCGGGCACATGCGTGGCCTGCTGACGGTCCTTCGCACTGACTCCTCCCGCGCTGCCTTGGCGGCTCCGGGAATCGCGGATCTGAGGGCCCTGATCGCCGAGACGACCCGCGCCGGGCAGGAGATCAGCGTCCGCGGATTGGACGAAGCAGTCGAAAGCGCGGAGATGGGGGAACTGGCTCAATTCACCGTCTACCGGGTGGTTCAGGAGATGTTGAGCAATATCCTTCGCCACGCGGACGGCCCCGCAACGATGGAGTTCGAGGCCATGTCTCGGCGCCTGCGCATCGTCGCCTCCAATCCTTCCCAGCCCTCCCCGGTGGACTGA
- a CDS encoding MFS transporter, with protein sequence MTIDTKAVVGATTPVRGSRTSLALLALSVGGFGIGLTEFVIAGLLTEVATDLNVSIPAAGHLVGAYALAVVPGALVLTPFLMRRAPRVALVSLLALFVVGNVLSAWSPNYEVMFAGRIVAALAHGGYFGIGAVLAGSLVSPARQASAISILFAGLTVANVLGVPLGSFIGQQWGWRAVFWLISVVGVIALIGMATLVPHTDPEQNQLPVRQQFASLAKPQVLSSLVTTALIFGGMFGVFTYIEPLLRNVTGYSAAAIPWLLVLFGGGLFIGNVLGGRAADRDPDKAVLMLSILLPIVILALGLAAGNPWVTAVLLTLMGAVGFATVPGLQARVMRHAQGATTLASAANIAAFNLGNTVGVSLAGAAIGAGWGFRSPTMVGAGLTVIGLITVSLAIARTVRSHPQG encoded by the coding sequence ATGACCATCGACACAAAGGCAGTCGTGGGGGCCACCACCCCAGTCCGGGGTTCTCGGACCTCACTAGCCTTGCTTGCTCTCAGCGTGGGCGGCTTCGGTATCGGCCTGACCGAATTCGTCATCGCGGGCCTGCTTACGGAAGTTGCCACTGACCTCAACGTTTCTATCCCCGCCGCAGGACACCTCGTCGGCGCCTATGCCCTCGCCGTGGTGCCCGGCGCGCTCGTCCTCACGCCGTTTCTCATGCGCCGGGCGCCGAGAGTGGCCTTGGTGTCACTGTTGGCGCTATTCGTCGTCGGCAACGTCCTCTCGGCGTGGTCACCGAACTACGAGGTGATGTTTGCCGGCCGGATCGTCGCAGCCCTCGCCCACGGCGGGTATTTCGGAATCGGCGCGGTCTTAGCCGGTTCGCTGGTCTCACCCGCCCGGCAGGCCTCGGCCATTTCGATCCTCTTCGCCGGGCTCACCGTCGCGAATGTGCTCGGCGTTCCTTTGGGCAGCTTCATCGGCCAGCAGTGGGGATGGCGTGCGGTGTTCTGGCTCATCAGCGTCGTTGGCGTGATCGCCCTCATCGGCATGGCAACGCTCGTTCCGCATACGGATCCCGAGCAAAATCAACTGCCCGTCCGGCAGCAATTTGCCTCCCTGGCCAAGCCTCAGGTGTTGTCGTCCTTGGTCACCACTGCTCTCATCTTTGGCGGCATGTTCGGGGTCTTTACCTACATCGAACCCCTCCTGCGCAATGTCACGGGCTATTCTGCCGCAGCCATCCCCTGGCTGCTGGTGCTCTTCGGTGGTGGCCTGTTCATCGGCAACGTCCTCGGTGGCCGGGCAGCAGACCGTGATCCCGATAAGGCGGTCCTGATGTTGTCGATCCTGCTTCCGATCGTCATCCTCGCCTTGGGACTCGCAGCAGGGAACCCGTGGGTGACGGCGGTCCTACTCACACTCATGGGTGCGGTTGGTTTTGCCACGGTCCCGGGGTTGCAGGCCCGCGTCATGCGCCACGCTCAGGGAGCCACCACCTTGGCGTCGGCCGCGAATATTGCCGCCTTCAACCTGGGCAACACGGTGGGGGTGAGTCTCGCGGGCGCGGCTATCGGCGCTGGCTGGGGATTCCGTAGCCCCACGATGGTGGGAGCGGGACTGACTGTCATCGGGCTCATTACTGTGAGCCTGGCCATCGCTCGGACTGTGCGCTCTCATCCCCAGGGATGA
- a CDS encoding helix-turn-helix transcriptional regulator has product MEDFPEVSNPARTHESRAEDLGEFLRSRRDRLTPDDVGVPSYGRRRVAGLRREELAQLAGVSVTYYTRLEQGQSQNASDSVIESLARALRLDADETAHLFTLARPGMVKTRPIPSKPERPSPGATRLLQAMESVPSLILGRRNDILAWNRAGHLLLAGHLDVNAPSVDDDRPNQLKMLFLDPHTRELYRDWESEAALSVSSLRYVAGQFPDDRRMYELIGELNVRSDDFARLWLQHTVQLCTSGIKRLHHPEVGDLDLDYEILHLPDGDGQRILTHYAEPGSSSHSALQLLLNS; this is encoded by the coding sequence ATGGAGGATTTTCCGGAAGTGTCCAATCCAGCACGCACCCACGAATCACGAGCCGAAGACCTCGGAGAATTTCTCCGTTCCCGGAGGGATCGGCTCACCCCCGACGACGTCGGGGTGCCGTCTTACGGTCGCCGCCGGGTAGCGGGCCTGCGGCGCGAGGAACTCGCCCAACTCGCCGGGGTTTCGGTCACGTACTACACCCGTCTTGAGCAAGGTCAGTCGCAGAACGCCTCCGATTCGGTCATCGAATCGTTAGCGCGCGCCCTGCGTCTCGATGCCGATGAGACCGCTCATCTATTCACCCTCGCCCGGCCGGGCATGGTCAAGACCCGGCCCATCCCCTCCAAACCCGAGCGGCCCTCCCCCGGCGCGACCAGACTTCTCCAGGCCATGGAGTCCGTGCCGTCGCTGATCCTCGGCCGTCGCAATGACATTCTCGCGTGGAATCGGGCCGGGCATCTCCTCTTGGCTGGGCACCTCGACGTTAACGCCCCCAGCGTCGACGACGATCGCCCCAATCAGTTGAAGATGCTCTTCCTCGACCCCCATACCCGTGAGCTGTACCGCGATTGGGAGTCCGAAGCCGCGCTGTCGGTGTCATCCCTTCGCTATGTCGCCGGGCAGTTCCCCGATGACCGTCGCATGTACGAGCTCATTGGGGAGCTCAACGTCCGCAGCGATGACTTCGCCCGCCTCTGGCTACAACACACGGTCCAGCTGTGTACGAGTGGCATCAAGCGGCTGCATCACCCCGAGGTCGGCGACCTCGATCTAGATTATGAGATCCTTCACCTGCCCGATGGTGACGGCCAACGCATCCTCACCCACTACGCGGAACCCGGTAGCAGCTCACACTCGGCCTTGCAGTTGCTTCTCAACTCTTGA